The Ahaetulla prasina isolate Xishuangbanna chromosome 11, ASM2864084v1, whole genome shotgun sequence genome contains a region encoding:
- the LOC131204941 gene encoding rab11 family-interacting protein 4A-like → MAGNFLHRMKKKLIQRNRVVPEEQPVLWGNTEKTSRAGHLPPIWQRPPPQRSFTTCPPKTPATSGGRPLRSIKQKNVIINRKDKRFSLNEELLRHNSQLAEKNAQLCREVEEQLRRIKVLEEQNRHLHCRVAQQAGETQELLGENQALREQLERKETVIGALINERLDLRGQIERLKLDKVALAEEKEAIRKDLTERLRREKQRRERFLGERERRGSQ, encoded by the exons ATGGCTGGCAATTTTCTTCACAGGATGAAGAAAAAGCTTATTCAAAGAAATAGAG tggttcCTGAAGAACAGCCGGTCCTTTGGGGAAACACTGAg AAGACTTCAAGAGCCGGCCATTTGCCGCCCATCTGGCAAAGACCTCCCCCTCAGCGGTCCTTTACCACCTGCCCCCCTAAG ACTCCAGCAACATCAGGGGGGCGACCGCTGAGGAGCATTAAGCAGAAAAATGTCATCAT CAACAGAAAGGATAAGCGGTTCTCCCTGAATGAAGAGCTCCTGCGTCACAACTCCCAGCTTGCGGAAAAGAACGCGCAGCTCTGCAGGGAGGTGGAGGAGCAACTGCGGAG AATAAAGGTTTTGGAAGAGCAGAACCGCCACCTCCACTGCAGAGTTGCGCAGCAAGCTGGAGAGACGCAGGAGCTCCTAGGGGAGAACCAGGCACTGCGGGAACAACTGGAGAG AAAAGAAACTGTCATCGGGGCTCTGATTAATGAGAGGCTGGACCTTCGGGGTCAAATTGAGAGGCTCAAGCTGGATAAGGTTGCTTTGGCCGAGGAAAAAGAGGCAATAAGAAAGGACCTCACAGAGCGACTGAGGAG AGAGAAACAACGGAGGGAACGTTTcctgggagagagagagcggcGGGGATCCCAGTAA